The DNA segment GTAACACCCACTTCGGGCGAGCCACGCAATAAATGGAGCAATCCCTCCTGTGTGCTGATGAGTGAAAGCAATTATTCTGATGCCTTCCTGTTCCCATACGCTTATAAGAGTCTTGACCTGGGCAAACTGATCGGTATGCCCGTGCCGGGTACTGGTACAGCGGTATGGTGGGAAACACAGATCGACCCGACCCTGGTGTTTGGCATTCCTATGGTAGCTACTATTGGTAAAGAGAAGCGCCCCACCGAGAACCTGCAACTGGAGCCGGATATTAAGCTGGCCAATAATTATAAGGATGTGCTGAAAGGTAAAGACCAGCAACTGGAAAGGGCCGTGAAAGAGATGCTGGAAGAGATTAAGAAAGGACCGAAGAAAGGGTTTTAAGAAAGGCAACCAGGCAGTGAGGCATTCAGGCAACGAGGAAGACAGAAGTGCATGAATTGAAAACGAACATGGTGTAATAAAGCAAACGGTGAGCCTTTCTTCAAAAGGTGCTCACCGTTTTATTTTGCATTACATGAGCGCTACATGAATGTTACAGCCACAGGCTGTTCAAATAACTGACCATACGGGATGGATACACGGGCCGCCAGCTTATCTTCCAGCATATTGGCCATGGTTTCAAAATACAGAATCACCTCTTCCCGGTTATTTCTTTTCAGCCAGCGAAAGCCGCCAGGCAATTGCTTCAACACTTCCCTGTCTTCGAGGTATTCCACATGATGGATATCGGTAGGTGTTAGTCCTAACTGTTCCAGTTTAGTCAGCAACAAGGTGATGGGAGCGCCGGTCACAGAGCAGGCTTCCTGGGCAATCTCTGTCCACTCACCCGGGCCAGTATGGGCATAGGCGCGTATCTCTTCTTTGCTCAACTGTGTAGTGGCCTGCAGCAGATGCCCGCAGTTACAGGCGCCATGATGTCCCCAGGCATAATAAGCACCGTCACGCAACGTGGCAGCGGCTTTGCGCAGCCCCTCTATCAGCTCTATCGTTGGGTAAGCCATAGGTACTAATTTCCTAAAAAAAACAATGCAGCGGATGCATTGTTCAGATTAAAGGTGAGTCGCCCCCGTTGTACGGGGCGGCCCACCTTGGTTATGCCATTCGTTAAAAGAAACTTAAGGTAAAATATTCATGTGTGGAGTGCGTTTTTACAGGTATCATCCAACAATAACCATTTGAAAACTATCACTATTCCGCTGTGTTGTTTGGCAGCAACATTTTTGTTGGTCAGGCAACCTGCTCTGTCACAAACCATTACAGGCGCCTGGAAGGGAAAGACCGGTAATGTGCGTACAGAACTGAAGCTGGTGAAGAAAGGCGACAGCCTGCTGGGCACCGCTTACTATTATACCTCTAAGAACCATTACCGGCGCTATGCCGTGCGTGGGTATTTTGATGGACAAACCAATGACGTGGTTTGGTGGGATGAAGCCTTGCTGGAAGACAAAGCATCCGGTGGGCTGTTTGGCTCCTCCAAAGAGCCGGTACTGAGCGTGGCAGATTTTAACTGTCCGGGGGAAGATAAGATGCTGCTGGATGGCAGCAGTACCGAGCGCGACCACAAAGACGTACCCAAAGGACCAGTAGCGCTGGAGAAGATTACCAGCCCCACCTTCACCGATGAATGGGATTTTGTGATTGATAATTACCTGGTAGGCGCCAATCACCCGGATATTATTGACAGCATAGCACGGCTATCTTTTGCCCCGCCACCTATGGAACAAGAGGTACCGGAAAGAGAGATACCGGCTACGACCGTCCCTGCCACAGCACCGGTAACGGTAGCTGCCCCCAAGGTGAAAGCGCCTGCGCCGGTTGTACCTGCAGAGAAGAAGGTGAGCAATCCTATTACACCGGAAGATAAGTTCACGGCCCGTACCAATAAGCTGCAAACAGTGATCCCTGTTACCAGCAAGAAGATTGAGCTGCGCTTTTATGACAATGCACAGGTGGATGGCGACTCTATTGCTCTATTCCTGAACAAGAAGCTCATCTTTAAGAATATCCGCCTTACCGATCAGCCTTATACTATTTTCCTGGATGCGGATGAACTGGCCAATGACAATGAACTGGTGATGGTAGCTGAGAACCTGGGCTCCATTCCGCCCAATACTTCTTTCATGGTAGCCATTGTAGGCAAGAAACGCTATGAAGCAAGACTGTATGCTGATGAAAACAGCAGTGCCTTGATAAGATTGATTAAACAACCTTAAACTACCACATTCACCATCTTCCCCTTCACATAGATGATCTTTTTGTGTGGCTTGCCTTCCATCCATTTCTGGATGACATCATTGGAAAGTACGATTTTCTCCACGTCTTCCTGCGGCGCATCCAATGCGATGTTGATGGTAGTACGCAGTTTACCATTCACAGAAATGGGGTATTCCTTGTTGCTTTCTACCAGGTATTTGGGTTCAAATTTCGGATAGGCAGCATCCAGGATGGCGGAGTCATTTCCGAGTAAATGCCACAACTCTTCGCACACGTGTGGTGCATAAGGCGTAAGCAATATGAGTAAAGGCTGCAGGATATCCTTTTTGTGGCACTTCATTTCAGAAAGATCATTCACACAGATCATGAAGGAGCTCACGGCCGTATTGAAAGAGAACCTTTCGGTATCTTCCTCTGCCCGCTTGATAGCCTTGTGCAATACTTTTAACTCTGCATCCGTAGGCGCTGCTGTATTCCATACCTGCCCTTTCATTTCATCATAGAACAAACGCCATAGCTTTTTCAGGAAGCGGTGTACACCCTCAATACCTTTGGTATCCCAGGGTTTGTCCTGCTCTACCGGTCCGAGGAACATTTCATACATGCGGAAGGTATCAGCGCCGTATTTATCTACAATATCATCCGGGTTCACCACATTGAAGTAACGTTTGCTCATTTTCTCCAGGCGTGAGCCACAGATGTATTTGCCATCCTCCAGGATGAAGGAAGCCGTTTCATATTCTGCCCTTGATTGTTTGAATGCTTCCTGGTCCAGCACATAGCCATCCACAATGGAAACATCCACATGCAGTTCATCTGTTTCATACTGGTCTTTCAAACCGGCTGATATAAACTGATTGGTGCCACGCAGGCGGTATATCAGCCTGGAATCACCACCAATCTTTCCCTGGTTCACCAGTTTTTTATAAGGCTCATCATGACCAATGTAACCAAGGTCATAGAGGGCCTTGGTCCACATGCGGCTATAGAGCAGGTGACCTACAGCATGTTCGGTACCACCGATGTACAGGTCTACCTGGCCCCAGTAATCACTGGCTTTACGGTCGCAGAAGGTGTTGTCATTATGCGGGTCCATATACCGCAGGAAGTACCAGCTACTGCCGGCATAACCGGGCATGGTAGAGCTTTCCCTTTGTCCGCCAATGGGGGAGGAGTTGATCCACTCAGGCAGGTTACTCAATGGCCCCTCACCTTCCTGACCAGGCTTTATTTCATCCAGGTGCGGCAATAATACCGGCAATTCACTTTCGGATAAAGGATAAGCCACGCCTTCTTTCCAGGCAATGGGGAATGGTTCACCCCAGTAACGCTGGCGACTGAAAGCGGCATCCCGCATTTTATAGTTGACTTTCCGGATGCCGATGCCCAGCTCCTCCAGTTTATTGCTGGCTACTTCCATGGCCTGGCGCATCACCAGTCCGTTGAGGAAACCAGAGTTCTCCAGGATGGCATCCTTGGTAGGGTTGGCCTCTTCGCCATTGTAATGGCTGCCGATGATGTTGGTGATGGATATACCGAAGTGGTTGGCAAATTTATGGTCACGCTCATCGCCACAAGGCACGGCCATGATGGCACCGGTACCATATCCCGCCAATACATATTCAGAGATCCATACCGGGATCTCGCGCTGATCGAAAGGATTGAGCACATAGGCGCCGGTGAATACACCGGAGATCTTTTTCTCGGCCATGCGCTCCCGCTCACTGCGGCTCTTTACATAGGCGATATAATCCTCCACCGCCTGTTTCTGAACGGGCGTAGTGATCTGGTCAATCAATTCATGTTCGGGCGCAATGACCATAAAGTCTACGCCGAAGATGGTATCGGGGCGGGTGGTATAGACGGTGAGTGGCGAGTGGCGAGTGGCGAGTGGGGCGTTTGCGGGTTTAAACGCAAAGGTGATCTCAGCGCCGTAGCTTTTGCCGATCCAGTTGCTTTGCATTTCCTTCATGGCATCGCTGAAGTCAACCTGCTCCAGTCCTTCCAGGAGGCGATCGGCATATTCCGTAATGCGCAGGTACCACTGGCGCAGCTTTTTTCTCACCACGGGAAAGCCGCCGCGTTCACTTACGCCATTCACTACTTCATCATTGGCCAGTACCGTGCCCAATGCTTCGCACCAGTTCACTTCCCCAAAGCCACAATAGGCCAGGCGGTATTCCATTAATATGTCCATTTGCTGGCGCTCATCAAAGCTTACCCATAATTGCTCGGTAAACCGGATAGAGGAATCGCCGGGACAGGGATGGCTGACATTGCCTTCCTTTTCAAACTGCTTTATTAATTGGGCAATGGGTTCTGCCTTCTTCGTTTTCCGGTTGAACCAGCTATGGAAGAGCTGCAGGAAGATCCATTGGGTCCATTTATAATAGGAAGGATCGGAAGTCTTTATTTCCCGGTCCCAATCGAAACAAAAGCCGATGTTGTCCAACTGCCGGCGGAAGTTGTTGATATTGGCATCCGTGGCTACGGCGGGGTGAATACCATGGTCTATGGCATATTGTTCGGCCGGAAGACCAAAGGCGTCATAGCCCATGGGGTGTAGTACGTTGAAGCCTTTGAGCCTCTTATAACGGGCAAAGATGTCGCTGGCAATGTAGCCGAGCGGATGGCCTACGTGGAGGCCTGCCCCACTGGGGTAAGGGAACATATCCAGCACATAGTATTTGGGCCGGTCACTTGTATTGCTCACCTTGTATGCGTTGGTCTCTTTCCAGATCTGTTGCCATTTCTTCTCTATCTGGCTGAATTTATATTCCATATATCTCTCCGTTACGATTCAGATTTTTTTAATGGTATTATTCTTGTACCCCTTGCACCAGGGCTGGCACTCCGGGGCGTCGCTACTTTTATATTCGTTGAGGAAACGTTAAAAGGCGTTACCCCGAAAAATTTTTCCGGCTCCGCATCCGTTAGTAGGGCGTCAAAAATACGGATTATCCGGCTTAAGCGGGATAAAACTGCTATTTTTGCCGTTATCGGTTTATTAACTAACCCATCAAAATGATTGTTTCATGGCGCAATTAGGAAAAGGATCAGCCAGGCGTTCAAAACCCTCTTATTTTATGGCTATCCTCGGGGTAACCATTGTATTGTTCTTTGTGGGCATTTTCGGCTGGTTACTGCTTAATGCCCGGCAATATACGGAGGAGATGAAGGAAGATGTGAAGGTGCAGATATTCCTGCGCAAGAATATCACCCCGCAGGACGTGGAGACTTTAAAGACCTATATCGCCGCGCAGCCATATACAAAATCTTACGAATATATTGATAAGGAAACCGCCAAACAGCGCTGGCTGAAGAGCGGTGAGAACGATTTTAAAGAGCTGCTGGACGAGAACCCCCTGCCGGCCTCTTTTGACCTGAACCTGAAGACTAATTACGTACATAAAGACAGTGTGACCACTATTAAGACCGACCTGGAAAAGCAGTCGATGGTCGTGGAAAGCGTACAATACCCCGCTTTTGTGATCGAAAAGATGAGCTCTTCGGTACGGGTAGGGCTGATCGTTTTCGCTATCCTGGCAGGTATTTTCTGCATCTTCTCCATTGTACTGATCGATAATACGATCCGCCTGGCCATGTATAGTAACCGGTTTATTATCAAGACCATGCAAATGGTAGGAGCCACCCGCGGCTTTATCGCCCGCCCCATGACGGTACGGGCCATTGTTAACGGCACCATTTCCGCCATTATGGCCATTGCGATCATTTACGTGGTGATGATGCTGAGCGAGTATTTCCTGCCCTACCTGCGCGACCTGCGCGATAATGGCAAGATGGCCTTGCTGTTCGCCTTCCTGGTGATCCTGGGCATCAGTATTTCCCTGTTCAGTACTTACCGGAGTGTGGTGAAGTACCTGAAAATGAAGCTGGACGACCTGTATTAATCGTGAATCGGTCCCGCAAGCTTGCGGGATCAATCGGCCATTCAGCTTACAGACAAGCAAGGGTACGAGCCTGTTTGCCAGAAACTTGTGCCTTTGAGCTTATTTACTATATTGCAGCCCTAATTGTATTGGATAATGGCTGAAAAGTTAACGACTGATAAAAAGCAAACTTCCTCTACCCTCTTTGGTAAAGAGAATTATATCTGGATTGTTGCCGGACTGGCAGTGATGTTACTGGGCCTGCTCCTGATGGCCGGCGGCAATAGCAAGGACCCCAATGTATTTACCAATGATGAGGTATATAGCGTAAGACGTATTACCGTAGCTCCCATCCTTATTCTGCTCGGACTGGGCATTGAAGTATTTGCTATTTTCCGGAAACCGAAAAGTTAATTGGGAAATAATCAAGTTCTTCCATGAGCATATTTGAGGCTATTATCATCGCTATAGTAGAAGGCATTACTGAATATCTCCCCATCTCTTCCACCGGGCATATGATCATCGCCAGCAGCCTGATGGATATTCACAAACAGGAGTTTACCAAGTTATTTGAAGTAGCGGTCCAGTTGGGCGCTATTCTCGCCGTGGTAGTCCTGTATTGGAAGAAGTTTTTCGACTTTAAACGCTGGCAGTTTTATGTGAAACTGATCATTGCGGTGATACCCGCTATTGCGTTAGGCGCCTTATTCTCTGATAAGATTGATGCTTTACTGGAAAGTCCGACCACGGTAGCCATCTCGCTGCTGGTGGGGGGCGTTTTCCTGTTGTTTGTTGATAAGATCTTTAACCAGCAGGCCGGCCAGCGGATTGAGACCGAGCCGGACATCAGCAATGGGAAAGCTTTTGCTGTTGGCCTGTGGCAGTGCGTGGCGATGATACCGGGCGTAA comes from the Paraflavitalea devenefica genome and includes:
- a CDS encoding cell division protein FtsX, yielding MAQLGKGSARRSKPSYFMAILGVTIVLFFVGIFGWLLLNARQYTEEMKEDVKVQIFLRKNITPQDVETLKTYIAAQPYTKSYEYIDKETAKQRWLKSGENDFKELLDENPLPASFDLNLKTNYVHKDSVTTIKTDLEKQSMVVESVQYPAFVIEKMSSSVRVGLIVFAILAGIFCIFSIVLIDNTIRLAMYSNRFIIKTMQMVGATRGFIARPMTVRAIVNGTISAIMAIAIIYVVMMLSEYFLPYLRDLRDNGKMALLFAFLVILGISISLFSTYRSVVKYLKMKLDDLY
- a CDS encoding DUF3098 domain-containing protein → MAEKLTTDKKQTSSTLFGKENYIWIVAGLAVMLLGLLLMAGGNSKDPNVFTNDEVYSVRRITVAPILILLGLGIEVFAIFRKPKS
- a CDS encoding undecaprenyl-diphosphate phosphatase → MSIFEAIIIAIVEGITEYLPISSTGHMIIASSLMDIHKQEFTKLFEVAVQLGAILAVVVLYWKKFFDFKRWQFYVKLIIAVIPAIALGALFSDKIDALLESPTTVAISLLVGGVFLLFVDKIFNQQAGQRIETEPDISNGKAFAVGLWQCVAMIPGVSRSAATIIGGMQQKLSRKLAAEFSFFLAVPTMCAASGYSLFVKDWDGSGTAQKGYELLLSSSDNLYAFIVGNIVAFVVAMLAIRFFIGFLQKRGFRLFGWYRIIAGIVLLILIFTQVITE
- the leuS gene encoding leucine--tRNA ligase, with the translated sequence MEYKFSQIEKKWQQIWKETNAYKVSNTSDRPKYYVLDMFPYPSGAGLHVGHPLGYIASDIFARYKRLKGFNVLHPMGYDAFGLPAEQYAIDHGIHPAVATDANINNFRRQLDNIGFCFDWDREIKTSDPSYYKWTQWIFLQLFHSWFNRKTKKAEPIAQLIKQFEKEGNVSHPCPGDSSIRFTEQLWVSFDERQQMDILMEYRLAYCGFGEVNWCEALGTVLANDEVVNGVSERGGFPVVRKKLRQWYLRITEYADRLLEGLEQVDFSDAMKEMQSNWIGKSYGAEITFAFKPANAPLATRHSPLTVYTTRPDTIFGVDFMVIAPEHELIDQITTPVQKQAVEDYIAYVKSRSERERMAEKKISGVFTGAYVLNPFDQREIPVWISEYVLAGYGTGAIMAVPCGDERDHKFANHFGISITNIIGSHYNGEEANPTKDAILENSGFLNGLVMRQAMEVASNKLEELGIGIRKVNYKMRDAAFSRQRYWGEPFPIAWKEGVAYPLSESELPVLLPHLDEIKPGQEGEGPLSNLPEWINSSPIGGQRESSTMPGYAGSSWYFLRYMDPHNDNTFCDRKASDYWGQVDLYIGGTEHAVGHLLYSRMWTKALYDLGYIGHDEPYKKLVNQGKIGGDSRLIYRLRGTNQFISAGLKDQYETDELHVDVSIVDGYVLDQEAFKQSRAEYETASFILEDGKYICGSRLEKMSKRYFNVVNPDDIVDKYGADTFRMYEMFLGPVEQDKPWDTKGIEGVHRFLKKLWRLFYDEMKGQVWNTAAPTDAELKVLHKAIKRAEEDTERFSFNTAVSSFMICVNDLSEMKCHKKDILQPLLILLTPYAPHVCEELWHLLGNDSAILDAAYPKFEPKYLVESNKEYPISVNGKLRTTINIALDAPQEDVEKIVLSNDVIQKWMEGKPHKKIIYVKGKMVNVVV